A single window of Crassostrea angulata isolate pt1a10 chromosome 8, ASM2561291v2, whole genome shotgun sequence DNA harbors:
- the LOC128161006 gene encoding uncharacterized protein LOC128161006: protein MENETDYAIIYKKYSTALLASNVLTLVGAAVGIIGNIIIIGFYHFRIKDKSERYFIPALAAVDFLACIINAYGNTVLNDNMFNFTEHFHCQVIWFLELFISGFSGHMVLIIALQRYLLICKPFGPHMTLRRKRAALLVTFLLTVLYASPSWAMSGIKTEKRVYMSKNITTTMCVFVVDYTSSAIAYSGILLFLTVANAIVCISLYLPIIRVIRRSFSTHKTCSTIIPFCGAFEDSGFENENSVSSTYRGKQQIFMNDILRELQTDDAQCTLGVSRTDLISLDDERCECGIQNALSVQTDGGILKDEDTTDKTNVSVIEIKKDSRTVNQENENERISIYSDTNGISEMCDSLDNETQTSAMGDPNQKRTPENQSETNITSTVTSKDNETDSGADGIAKRIRENSEYHDGTISDKSNDYRKTFSTSTSKETRASPMKVRLFRTSSKLERMKATMNIMFMTIIIVYVISYIPSLVILILRYSKPDFDYLDFTESEYFVWFFFSRFVFINHIINPFIYGYFDVKLKREFVRSVRCCLRNNNEMK from the coding sequence ATGGAAAATGAGACGGACTACGCCATTATTTACAAGAAGTACTCCACTGCTCTGCTGGCCAGTAACGTCCTGACACTGGTCGGAGCAGCAGTTGGAATAATCGGAAACATTATCATCATCGGGTTTTATCATTTCAGAATCAAGGATAAATCCGAGCGCTACTTCATTCCGGCTCTAGCGGCCGTGGACTTCTTGGCATGCATCATCAACGCCTATGGAAACACTGTCTTAAATGACAACATGTTTAATTTTACGGAACACTTCCATTGCCAGGTGATCTGGTTTCTTGAATTGTTCATTTCTGGGTTCTCGGGCCACATGGTTTTGATCATTGCTCTTCAGCGATACCTTTTGATCTGTAAACCTTTCGGACCTCACATGACACTGCGTCGGAAGCGAGCGGCATTACTGGTGACCTTTCTGCTCACCGTTCTGTACGCTTCGCCATCTTGGGCAATGTCCGGAATAAAAACCGAAAAGCGGGTGTATATGTCAAAGAATATAACAACAACGATGTGTGTATTTGTTGTTGATTATACCAGCAGCGCTATTGCATACAGTGGTATTCTCCTGTTTCTGACAGTGGCTAACGCTATAGTTTGTATATCCTTGTACCTTCCCATCATTCGAGTCATCCGTCGTTCGTTCTCCACCCACAAAACGTGTTCGACCATTATTCCTTTCTGTGGGGCATTTGAGGACTCAGgctttgaaaatgaaaacagcGTCAGCTCAACATATCGCGGGAAGCAACAAATATTCATGAACGACATCTTAAGAGAGTTACAAACAGACGATGCACAATGTACACTGGGAGTATCGCGGACGGATTTAATAAGTTTGGATGACGAACGCTGCGAATGTGGTATTCAGAATGCTCTCTCGGTTCAAACGGATGGCGGAATACTTAAAGACGAAGATACAACAGACAAGACAAATGTTTCTgtgattgaaattaaaaaagatagcAGGACAGTCAACCAAGAAAATGAAAACGAACGTATTTCTATTTATAGTGACACAAACGGGATTTCTGAAATGTGTGATTCGTTAGATAATGAAACTCAAACCAGTGCAATGGGTGATCCAAACCAAAAACGGACTCCAGAAAACCAATCAGAAACGAATATTACTTCAACAGTCACTAGTAAAGACAATGAAACAGATTCTGGCGCTGATGGCATTGCAAAACGCATCCGAGAAAATTCGGAATATCATGACGGAACAATATCAGATAAAAGCAACGACTACCGGAAAACATTCTCCACATCCACTTCCAAAGAAACCAGAGCATCGCCGATGAAAGTTCGACTTTTTCGAACATCTTCAAAACTGGAGAGAATGAAGGCAACCATGAACATTATGTTCATGACCATCATAATCGTCTACGTCATTTCCTATATACCGTCTCTCGTGATATTGATTCTACGGTACTCCAAACCGGATTTTGACTACCTGGATTTTACGGAGTCGGAGTATTTCGTTTGGTTTTTCTTTTCACGATTTGTGTTCATAAACCACATCATTAATCCCTTTATATACGGGTATTTTGATGTCAAGCTAAAAAGAGAATTTGTCAGAAGTGTTCGATGTTGCTTACGAAAtaacaatgaaatgaaataa
- the LOC128160536 gene encoding GTPase IMAP family member 4-like: MASNNWFCRSCDYSSILSGKRCAQCGNKREHTGKSGHTKGQGSPEEGPSFGGGLDNEVRIVLLGKAGSGKSATGNTILNGGFFESTTSGSSVTSHCTSRHAQRFGKEILVVDTPGVFDTTSPNDVVQKEILKCIGITSPGPHCFLLIMGLGRFTKEEEDSINHFVTYFGKDVFRYFIVLFTRKDDLDHHGLTLEDHIRTAPPNLQEIIDKCGRRSIAFNNRAQSPACHDQVKDLLDMIEDIMRQNGGNCYTNGMYTEAEKVMKQRQQEIEREREKEREIERKEIEKEIKQKYKQRFGAHYESQNAIEHRVAELESMRDYHVHRSTTLERETREIEEQISYEKRQHGSPNTALLSKLRQLEQERKNMASGIGIAKENEIQELRHELKRLQKQAKKMKKEKEMMYQDRLKQLEMKCNQYPHPRQEARTEVENRSGNLFSSLFDCAKTVVGFFRKLF; this comes from the exons ATGG CTTCAAACAACTGGTTTTGCCGCAGTTGTGATTACTCTAGCATACTCAGCGGGAAGAGGTGTGCCCAGTGTGGAAATAAGAGGGAACACACAGGAAAAAGTG GTCATACCAAAGGGCAAGGTTCACCAGAAGAGGGGCCTAGTTTTGGAGGAGGACTAGACAATGAAGTACGTATTGTACTGCTTGGAAAAGCAGGAAGCGGAAAGAGTGCAACGGGAAACACCATTTTGAACGGAGGCTTTTTCGAATCTACGACTTCTGGTTCGTCTGTTACCTCACATTGTACCAGCAGACATGCGCAGCGATTCGGAAAAGAAATTCTAGTTGTTGACACACCGGGAGTTTTTGACACCACCTCACCTAACGACGTTGTGCAGAAAGAAATTCTTAAATGTATCGGAATTACTTCCCCTGGTCCTCACTGTTTCCTGTTAATAATGGGACTTGGTCGCTTTAccaaagaagaagaagatagcATCAACCACTTTGTCACCTATTTTGGAAAAGACGTCTTTCGTTACTTCATTGTACTTTTTACCAGAAAGGATGATCTTGATCACCACGGATTGACCCTGGAGGATCATATAAGAACGGCTCCACCAAACCTTCAGGAAATTATTGATAAGTGCGGCCGTCGCAGTATCGCCTTTAACAATCGAGCTCAAAGTCCTGCTTGTCATGATCAAGTTAAAGATCTTCTCGATATGATTGAAGACATTATGCgtcaaaatggaggaaattgTTACACTAATGGTAtgtatacagaagctgaaaaaGTAATGAAACAGCGACAACAAGAaattgagagagaaagagaaaaagaacGCGAAATCGagagaaaagaaattgaaaaagaaatcaaacaaaagtaTAAACAAAGATTTGGCGCCCACTATGAAAGTCAAAATGCTATAGAACATCGTGTAGCGGAACTGGAATCTATGCGAGATTATCATGTTCACCGATCAACTACTCTTGAAAGAGAAACCCGGGAAATTGAGGAACAGATAAGCTATGAAAAAAGACAGCATGGATCTCCTAACACAGCTTTATTGAGCAAACTGAGACAGTTGGAACAAGAACGAAAAAACATGGCTTCAGGTATTGGAATAGCAAAGGAAAATGAGATTCAAGAGCTGAGGCACGAACTCAAGCGCCTGCAGAAGCaagcaaaaaaaatgaaaaaagaaaaggagATGATGTATCAGGATAGACTCAAGCAGCTAGAGATGAAGTGCAACCAGTATCCACATCCCCGTCAGGAGGCAAGAACCGAGGTGGAGAATAGAAGCGGGAACTTGTTCAGTTCTCTATTTGATTGTGCAAAGACTGTTGTTGGTTTCTTCCGCAAACTGTTTTAG